In Paracoccaceae bacterium Fryx2, a single genomic region encodes these proteins:
- a CDS encoding DNA methyltransferase: protein MSLHPGTDRYNPAGNSDFTRKAEALALGISKWSTPKATDGAKGGPGQSYGSGGRPPLPAQAAQWQTPVADDQVDRLRGKINSRGEPKLSAQAIQWPTPAAQNWKGSSPASVTRADGKSRMDILHYRAEQGFTHPDPAITPNGRQSSHHAPISRPLWALMIASHGRVACRRILKGRSRRRLNPLFVGWLMGWPIGHALCACSATEFTLWQQHMRGALSRLRMASGPWIWRPNNGPESPAQMSLFEGMLP, encoded by the coding sequence ATGAGCCTGCATCCCGGCACGGATCGCTACAACCCGGCGGGCAACAGCGACTTTACCCGCAAGGCGGAAGCACTGGCGCTGGGCATCAGCAAATGGTCGACACCCAAGGCGACAGATGGTGCGAAGGGTGGGCCGGGGCAGAGCTATGGCTCGGGCGGGAGGCCGCCCCTGCCAGCACAGGCGGCCCAATGGCAAACGCCGGTGGCGGACGATCAGGTCGACCGGCTGCGCGGCAAGATCAACAGCCGGGGCGAACCCAAGCTGAGTGCGCAGGCGATCCAGTGGCCGACCCCGGCGGCGCAGAACTGGAAGGGCAGCAGCCCGGCCAGCGTGACGCGGGCGGATGGCAAATCCCGGATGGACATATTGCACTACCGGGCAGAACAGGGCTTCACCCACCCGGACCCGGCGATCACGCCAAATGGGCGGCAATCCTCACATCACGCCCCGATCTCGCGCCCGCTCTGGGCTTTGATGATTGCCTCGCATGGGCGCGTCGCTTGTCGGCGGATCCTGAAAGGACGGTCAAGGCGAAGGCTGAACCCGCTCTTCGTCGGATGGCTGATGGGCTGGCCCATCGGGCACGCGCTCTGCGCCTGCTCGGCAACGGAGTTCACCCTCTGGCAGCAGCACATGCGTGGCGCTCTCTCGCGGCTGCGCATGGCCTCGGGCCCGTGGATTTGGCGACCGAACAATGGGCCGGAGAGCCCAGCGCAAATGAGCCTCTTTGAAGGAATGCTGCCATGA
- a CDS encoding DEAD/DEAH box helicase family protein: MIAAVEQDAPQPIPEDQPVIINSPFREPQVHWKIAKAKPPIKAEGRRRASYFYRVPEHSGRGRPDRSQAELFESQAGEEVELEIVNAIRSRVKDWRSGIHSGGVAYDGASPVTLELLELWRSDQRMQRLFFAQIEAAETLIFLVEAKDAYRKGVPEVPRDEPGLEAKAAGIRAFIRYACKMATGSGKTTVMGMLAAWSILNRVASPRDDRFSDTILIVCPNVTIRERLQELDPALGDISLYRTRQLVPPHRMEELRRGEVMIANWHRLAKKETNTVNGDSAKVVKTGEPTEIVKNAGKANESVETKYFESDQAWFKRIKRELGSGKGRSSHWLIFNDEAHHAYRRGDASTEENLDEDKDLARKNAREATIWVEALDRINKLAGGGRRRGINLCVDLSATPFYIQGSGNEVGKPFPWIVSDFSLLDAIESGLVKIPQLPARDVSGAEEAAYFNIWRWVQAKAKEDGLGTNITPEIVMNYASAPINLLAQEWYQRFSEWEQLSKQQQKHPVPPVFIVVCRDTAVAKEVHGWLANGKDSYGVAPSWFRNAPGQEVTVRIDSKVMEDIEEGGSKDETKRLRFILDTVGKATWPGGRIPEDWSELVRKHNDKVASDDNDGSLKWIDERIPPGRDVRCIVSVAMLAEGWDANTVTHIVGLRPFGSQLLCEQVVGRALRRKSYALNEETQMFAEETAKVFGVPFELIPFKVKPVGPQPPQPDPNHIFSVPEKADYEINFPVVTGYHQTGHFDVHVDWSKVSKVTIDPLRIPQMVELTPLTSPDGSLAVFGPGERPVLSLKDWRARFRDQQVAFRLAREVCARWQADNGAEAVPVQQLFPQVAFASKRFLDEKLDLKGDSLPRDVLLVGEYMQAAISSLLEAIKKGSKTGEREVAVIPIGASGRGSTMNVDFHTTKPIYAVNRCHLNAMVADTEKWEQSAAFLLDSHPGVRRWVKNDRLGFAVPYRHRGVVSRYIPDFIVVTDKDLNVIIEIKGRVNDDADAKAKAAERWVEAVNHTGGHGIWHYVLVDDPGRVGLAINGLTNQPWDLEQQSATLPLFNGGQLPHELRDTLLRHFEGTPNMVKIGQKLFERARRENRNFVQLEHIEAAAHDASSETIQGLSVVSALTDYERPLLKMRFFPSSTSTETGDLAETFKMMAAWKQGRITELEWRNWANSIEIRWEFTEGLVL; the protein is encoded by the coding sequence ATGATCGCCGCAGTAGAACAAGACGCACCGCAGCCGATCCCCGAGGATCAACCGGTCATCATCAACTCGCCGTTTCGTGAGCCGCAAGTTCACTGGAAGATCGCGAAGGCCAAGCCGCCCATCAAGGCAGAAGGCCGTCGGCGGGCAAGTTACTTCTACCGGGTGCCAGAACACTCCGGCCGGGGCCGCCCTGACCGCAGTCAAGCGGAACTGTTCGAAAGCCAGGCAGGCGAAGAGGTCGAGCTCGAGATCGTCAACGCGATCCGCAGCCGCGTGAAGGATTGGCGGTCAGGCATTCACAGCGGTGGCGTGGCCTATGACGGCGCCTCCCCCGTAACTCTGGAGCTCCTGGAACTCTGGCGCAGCGATCAGCGCATGCAAAGGCTGTTCTTCGCACAGATCGAAGCGGCCGAAACGCTCATCTTTCTCGTTGAGGCCAAGGACGCTTACCGCAAAGGCGTTCCCGAAGTCCCCCGCGACGAACCCGGGCTTGAAGCCAAGGCGGCTGGTATTCGTGCCTTCATCCGCTACGCGTGTAAGATGGCGACAGGCAGCGGCAAGACGACCGTAATGGGCATGCTGGCCGCCTGGTCGATCCTGAACCGCGTTGCCTCTCCGCGCGACGACCGGTTTTCGGACACTATCTTGATCGTCTGCCCGAACGTGACGATCCGCGAGCGGTTGCAGGAACTTGACCCGGCGCTGGGAGACATCAGCCTCTATCGAACCCGGCAGCTCGTCCCACCTCATCGTATGGAAGAACTTCGCCGCGGTGAAGTCATGATCGCCAACTGGCATCGTCTGGCGAAAAAGGAAACGAACACCGTCAACGGCGATAGCGCCAAGGTCGTGAAAACCGGCGAACCGACCGAGATCGTCAAGAACGCAGGCAAGGCCAACGAGAGCGTCGAGACGAAGTACTTCGAGTCCGATCAGGCATGGTTTAAGCGCATAAAGCGAGAATTGGGCAGCGGCAAAGGGCGGAGCTCCCATTGGCTTATATTTAACGACGAGGCACACCACGCCTATCGCCGAGGTGATGCGTCGACAGAAGAAAACTTGGACGAGGACAAGGATCTCGCCAGAAAGAACGCCCGTGAGGCGACCATCTGGGTTGAGGCGCTGGACAGGATCAACAAGCTTGCTGGCGGTGGCCGCAGGCGCGGGATAAACCTGTGCGTCGACCTATCTGCAACTCCCTTCTACATCCAAGGATCGGGCAACGAGGTCGGCAAACCATTCCCTTGGATCGTTTCAGACTTCAGTCTTCTCGACGCCATTGAATCAGGTCTGGTGAAAATCCCGCAACTGCCTGCCCGAGATGTATCGGGGGCAGAAGAGGCGGCGTACTTCAACATCTGGCGGTGGGTTCAGGCCAAAGCCAAAGAAGATGGCCTTGGAACCAACATCACGCCTGAAATCGTGATGAACTACGCGTCAGCGCCGATCAACTTGCTGGCACAAGAATGGTACCAGCGGTTCTCGGAATGGGAGCAACTGTCAAAGCAACAGCAGAAGCACCCAGTACCACCTGTGTTCATCGTGGTCTGCCGCGACACAGCGGTTGCAAAGGAGGTCCACGGTTGGTTGGCGAATGGCAAGGACAGCTATGGCGTTGCGCCTAGCTGGTTCCGGAACGCGCCTGGACAGGAAGTGACCGTCCGCATCGACTCGAAGGTGATGGAGGACATTGAGGAAGGTGGCTCGAAGGATGAGACAAAGCGCCTTCGGTTCATCCTCGACACTGTGGGCAAAGCTACTTGGCCTGGTGGCAGGATCCCCGAAGATTGGTCGGAACTCGTTCGCAAGCACAATGACAAAGTTGCAAGCGATGACAACGACGGTTCTCTCAAGTGGATCGACGAGCGCATTCCGCCAGGTCGCGATGTACGATGCATAGTCTCCGTCGCCATGCTGGCCGAAGGATGGGATGCAAACACCGTGACGCACATCGTAGGCCTGCGGCCATTCGGGTCACAGCTCCTGTGTGAACAGGTGGTCGGTAGAGCGCTGCGCCGCAAAAGCTATGCGTTGAATGAAGAAACCCAGATGTTTGCCGAGGAGACGGCTAAGGTCTTTGGGGTGCCGTTCGAGTTGATCCCCTTCAAGGTCAAACCGGTTGGTCCGCAGCCACCTCAGCCCGATCCGAACCACATTTTTTCCGTCCCCGAGAAAGCTGACTACGAGATCAACTTTCCGGTTGTGACTGGCTACCACCAAACGGGACATTTCGATGTTCACGTCGACTGGTCCAAGGTGTCCAAGGTCACCATCGATCCGCTGAGGATCCCGCAGATGGTAGAACTCACGCCGCTGACCTCTCCGGATGGCTCACTGGCAGTTTTCGGGCCAGGCGAGCGACCAGTCCTGTCGTTGAAAGACTGGCGGGCGAGATTTCGCGATCAACAAGTCGCATTCAGGCTGGCTCGGGAGGTCTGCGCTCGATGGCAAGCAGACAATGGTGCTGAAGCTGTCCCAGTACAGCAGCTTTTCCCACAGGTTGCTTTTGCATCAAAGCGGTTCCTGGACGAGAAGCTTGATCTCAAGGGTGACAGCTTGCCAAGGGATGTGCTGTTGGTCGGCGAGTACATGCAAGCCGCGATCAGCTCCTTGCTCGAAGCGATTAAGAAAGGTTCGAAGACAGGAGAGCGTGAGGTTGCCGTCATTCCCATCGGTGCTTCGGGGCGCGGAAGCACAATGAACGTCGATTTTCACACAACCAAGCCAATATATGCGGTCAATCGGTGCCACCTAAACGCGATGGTCGCCGACACGGAAAAATGGGAGCAGAGTGCCGCTTTTCTTCTGGATAGCCACCCTGGCGTGAGACGTTGGGTCAAGAACGATAGGCTTGGGTTCGCTGTTCCTTACCGTCACCGTGGTGTTGTCTCACGATACATCCCCGACTTCATTGTCGTTACCGACAAAGACCTGAATGTGATCATTGAGATCAAGGGCCGCGTCAATGACGATGCCGATGCAAAGGCAAAGGCTGCAGAGCGCTGGGTCGAAGCGGTAAACCACACAGGCGGACACGGGATTTGGCACTATGTATTGGTGGATGATCCTGGCAGGGTAGGACTGGCGATAAATGGCCTTACGAACCAGCCGTGGGACTTGGAACAGCAGAGTGCCACCTTGCCATTGTTTAATGGCGGTCAACTCCCACACGAACTCAGGGATACACTGCTCCGTCACTTTGAGGGCACGCCGAACATGGTGAAGATCGGCCAGAAATTGTTTGAAAGAGCTAGGCGCGAAAACCGAAATTTTGTTCAGCTCGAGCACATCGAGGCTGCCGCACACGATGCATCATCCGAAACAATTCAAGGCCTTTCTGTAGTTTCAGCATTGACAGACTATGAGCGTCCACTTTTGAAAATGAGGTTCTTCCCGAGTTCCACCTCAACAGAAACTGGTGACCTCGCCGAGACATTCAAAATGATGGCCGCGTGGAAGCAAGGAAGAATCACAGAATTAGAATGGCGCAACTGGGCCAATAGCATCGAAATCAGGTGGGAATTCACGGAAGGGCTTGTACTTTGA
- a CDS encoding VRR-NUC domain-containing protein: MNRRSTPEADAQRAIVQALRFALPRDAIVQHCVNEVTEAGPRGAKRQSILVGMGVHAGFADLIVICGGRVLFLEVKSETGRLRKSQEVFRDTVCAQGFGWALVRSVDDALSALADNGFTSRVHIPARRVRP, from the coding sequence ATGAACCGGCGCAGCACACCTGAAGCCGATGCCCAGCGCGCCATCGTACAGGCTCTGCGCTTCGCCCTGCCCCGCGATGCCATCGTGCAGCACTGCGTCAACGAGGTAACCGAGGCTGGGCCACGCGGTGCCAAACGCCAGTCGATCCTTGTCGGAATGGGCGTCCATGCGGGCTTTGCGGATCTGATCGTGATTTGCGGCGGCCGCGTGCTGTTCCTTGAGGTCAAAAGCGAGACGGGGCGGTTGCGCAAATCGCAGGAGGTGTTTCGCGACACGGTCTGCGCGCAGGGCTTCGGCTGGGCACTGGTGCGGTCCGTCGACGATGCGCTTAGCGCACTCGCTGACAATGGCTTCACCAGTCGTGTGCACATCCCGGCGCGGAGGGTCCGGCCATGA
- a CDS encoding transcriptional regulator, with protein MMTTETPRRSPAAGLLGGWISRLDLALELGVTVDTLRRWEALRFGPPCVRAGRKVYYRRDGVHDWLQLQEVPSPRRTGGRR; from the coding sequence ATGATGACGACGGAAACACCCCGGCGATCACCCGCCGCGGGGCTTTTGGGCGGCTGGATCAGCCGCCTGGACCTTGCGCTTGAGTTGGGCGTGACGGTCGACACGCTGCGGCGCTGGGAAGCTCTGCGCTTTGGCCCACCCTGCGTACGCGCGGGTCGCAAGGTCTATTACCGCCGCGATGGCGTGCACGACTGGTTGCAATTGCAAGAAGTACCCAGCCCTCGGCGCACAGGTGGCCGTCGATGA
- a CDS encoding RES family NAD+ phosphorylase — MVTAPLRRVVWPRTARIIRLIYPPIDLFEDVADPADWEALASAEAKFNPRIRDSIGDLAKVPVARRVTGPGASWVMAPFVHCSPLRPGRFSDGTFGLYYAGDSTEVAIAETIHHHTKTMLATAEAPGWTSQFRELIGSVDADLDDVLGIADLLHPDDYAASQVFGAQCRAAGSDGITWPSVRYPGGSCIAAFWPDVVPIPTQGGHFAYHWNGAAVDFIKKLDTGEVMEVR; from the coding sequence ATGGTGACAGCGCCCTTACGTCGGGTGGTCTGGCCACGCACCGCCCGGATCATCCGTTTGATCTATCCACCGATCGACCTGTTCGAGGACGTCGCTGACCCCGCCGATTGGGAGGCGTTGGCCTCGGCCGAGGCCAAGTTCAACCCGCGCATCCGCGACAGCATCGGCGATCTGGCAAAGGTGCCTGTGGCCCGTCGCGTCACTGGCCCAGGTGCCAGCTGGGTCATGGCACCTTTCGTTCACTGCTCGCCACTGCGGCCGGGCAGGTTCTCGGACGGGACGTTCGGCCTCTACTATGCGGGCGACAGCACCGAAGTGGCCATCGCCGAAACCATCCACCACCACACGAAAACCATGCTGGCCACGGCCGAAGCCCCCGGTTGGACCTCGCAATTCCGCGAGCTTATCGGATCGGTGGATGCAGACCTCGACGATGTGTTGGGGATAGCCGACCTGCTGCATCCAGACGACTATGCCGCCTCGCAGGTCTTCGGCGCCCAGTGCCGCGCAGCAGGGTCAGATGGAATTACATGGCCCAGCGTCCGTTATCCAGGCGGCAGCTGCATCGCGGCGTTCTGGCCGGATGTGGTGCCTATCCCGACCCAAGGTGGGCACTTCGCCTATCACTGGAACGGCGCAGCAGTCGATTTTATCAAGAAGCTCGACACTGGCGAGGTCATGGAAGTGCGATAA
- a CDS encoding MbcA/ParS/Xre antitoxin family protein, with translation MQFATIHPTTARPDLPAITDEEAAALARTTVNLFRAWQLSDNEARTLLGDMAQRTWARWKEGNIGRIDRDLRARMAILMGIHKGLRYLFTDPARGYDWIRKQNATFNGKSALDIMMRGEITDLIDLRSYLDAERGAW, from the coding sequence ATGCAGTTTGCAACGATTCACCCGACGACAGCCCGACCTGACCTTCCCGCCATCACCGACGAGGAGGCAGCAGCCCTTGCGCGCACCACAGTAAACCTGTTTCGCGCATGGCAGCTGAGCGACAACGAGGCCCGGACGCTGCTGGGTGACATGGCGCAGCGCACATGGGCGCGCTGGAAAGAGGGCAACATCGGACGGATCGACCGTGACCTGCGGGCGCGCATGGCAATTCTGATGGGGATCCACAAAGGCCTGCGCTATCTCTTCACCGACCCCGCGCGCGGCTATGACTGGATCCGAAAGCAGAACGCCACCTTCAACGGCAAAAGCGCTCTCGACATCATGATGCGCGGCGAAATTACTGACCTGATTGACCTGCGCAGCTACCTGGACGCCGAGCGCGGTGCATGGTGA
- a CDS encoding helix-turn-helix domain-containing protein: MSHKATVWAIQQRGLKPATKIVLWFLCDRHNPDFGCFPTQARLADDAEMSISALNDHLAKLEELRLIHRVRVHDPRTHKRQATRYILGFEDGFPQEPTPETGHGFCGTEEEQHADPTPDSGDRAISGFSAKPSPDFAQSHLRNPETNLVREPLSKPVKEEEDAQAREADFDRFFAELLSALGFAANATLPAWWQGWPAKTHVRRWIDDLGLSQKRIIETATETRADHPNPPDGPKALDRFMERAAQRDAQTAIATAKGQKAKRRRKREDPPRISDDEKAAFYAKLVNADGFLPVSSINNSIRDLMLVRGLVTPERLKTRGVG; encoded by the coding sequence ATGAGCCACAAGGCGACCGTCTGGGCCATCCAGCAACGCGGGCTGAAGCCTGCCACCAAAATCGTGCTGTGGTTTCTGTGCGACCGGCACAACCCGGATTTCGGGTGTTTTCCGACGCAGGCGCGGCTGGCCGACGATGCCGAAATGTCGATCTCGGCGCTGAACGACCACCTCGCCAAGCTGGAAGAGCTGCGTCTGATCCACCGGGTCCGGGTCCATGATCCGCGCACCCACAAGCGCCAGGCCACACGCTACATCCTGGGGTTTGAAGACGGGTTTCCACAAGAGCCAACTCCGGAAACCGGACACGGCTTTTGCGGAACAGAGGAAGAACAACACGCAGACCCAACTCCGGATTCCGGAGATAGGGCCATCTCCGGATTTTCGGCAAAGCCATCTCCGGATTTTGCCCAAAGCCATCTCCGGAATCCGGAGACTAACCTTGTAAGAGAACCCTTAAGTAAACCTGTAAAGGAGGAGGAGGACGCGCAAGCGCGCGAGGCCGATTTTGATCGGTTCTTCGCAGAGTTGCTCTCGGCGCTGGGCTTTGCCGCCAACGCCACCCTGCCCGCTTGGTGGCAAGGCTGGCCAGCCAAAACGCATGTTCGCCGCTGGATCGATGACCTCGGCTTGTCACAGAAGCGGATCATCGAGACAGCCACCGAGACCCGGGCCGATCACCCCAATCCGCCCGATGGGCCGAAAGCGCTCGACCGGTTCATGGAGCGCGCAGCCCAGCGCGATGCGCAAACGGCCATCGCGACCGCAAAGGGCCAAAAGGCCAAACGGCGACGCAAGCGCGAAGACCCTCCCCGGATCAGCGACGACGAGAAGGCGGCGTTTTATGCCAAGCTGGTCAACGCCGATGGCTTTCTGCCGGTCAGCTCGATCAACAATAGCATCCGCGATCTGATGTTAGTGCGCGGCCTCGTCACGCCCGAACGCCTCAAGACGCGAGGGGTGGGGTGA
- a CDS encoding site-specific DNA-methyltransferase, which produces MSDSLRDLVLSLIPEDGSNIGNRSLIERLREDQPDLTDEDYHAVRDQLVAEGVLAKGRGQGGSVSRAGVDAPKAKESAKPKAAPIASAAGSAAYAHAAQAVLRPDVGVEAQFSHRKPPKTYRYDSSLAPELTWDENGERPFAEWLLNLVADAAEKGEATVFAEPQVWKGTEERFTSLSQCAARLRSLTKPFLNWAGKAERQQISVPTLPLFVHERHSTSAILETLKSHKARGQTLDLFGDVDLDIADRMDAYEHKGPWTNRLILGDSLQVMNSLLEYEGMGGQVQMIFFDPPYGVKFGSNFQPFVRDRSVGKNHGKDDYMIREPEMVKAYRDTWELGLHSYLAYLRDRLSLAKDILAPGGSIFVQISDDNLHHVREVLDEVFGDTNFCSLIPFAKTSSTATTLLNEEFDYLLWYAKDKTMVKYNQLYSEKKLGTFKSYKYAVKGEAEQIRTLTKEEKEGTVPIPEGWRVAQLSFAVSQDAGSAEERFYTFKGQRYDCGANRHWKTSHTGLDRLAKANRLIGVASQLNYIRYLDDFPATPLTNLWADTGSAGYSSSDPKVYVVQTDTAVVQRCLLMTTDPGDLVLDITCGSGTTAVVAEQWGRRWITTDTSRVPMALARQRLLTSTFPWYKLKEPSKGPAGGFVYERKKNRNVEEVGGLIPRITLQSIARDEDPKTEIIVDRAEVNKKVTRVCGPFTVEATIQAAMTMERDSEGASTQPQSSSPRAYLDRMTEVLRQSKSLSLPGNVTLQLDNVRPLADREYLHAEAVARNGTEKTIAIAFGPEDGAIGSDYVFNAAMEAMQQGFGQLFLFGFAIQAKAREMLPKMKIATTYIAVTPDVVMSDLLKTSKNSEIFSITGLPDIRLEKAGERTDGTPLYRVVLRGLDIFLPHLMETDHIDAENLPCWMLDTDHNGMAFYASQVFFPRTSAWDNLQKSLKGEFEDSVWLHLAGTVSEPFTLGDKKRIAVKVVDERGNELMATRGEEDAV; this is translated from the coding sequence ATGTCCGATTCCCTACGTGATCTTGTCCTTTCGCTTATTCCCGAAGATGGCTCTAACATCGGCAACCGCTCCCTGATTGAGCGGCTCCGCGAAGACCAGCCGGATCTGACGGACGAAGACTATCACGCGGTCCGAGATCAGTTGGTCGCCGAGGGAGTCCTAGCCAAAGGGCGCGGTCAGGGTGGTTCGGTCTCGCGGGCAGGTGTTGACGCACCCAAGGCAAAAGAGTCAGCCAAGCCCAAAGCAGCGCCCATCGCATCTGCGGCTGGGTCTGCCGCCTATGCGCATGCCGCTCAAGCTGTTCTGCGCCCGGATGTCGGGGTCGAGGCGCAGTTCTCACATCGCAAGCCGCCGAAGACCTATCGCTACGATTCCAGCCTCGCTCCGGAACTGACTTGGGACGAGAACGGCGAGCGGCCGTTTGCGGAATGGCTGCTGAACCTCGTGGCGGATGCGGCCGAGAAGGGAGAGGCCACGGTTTTTGCCGAGCCGCAGGTCTGGAAGGGGACGGAGGAGCGGTTCACTTCACTGTCACAATGCGCGGCGCGGCTGCGCAGCCTGACGAAGCCATTCCTGAATTGGGCGGGTAAAGCTGAACGGCAGCAGATCAGCGTGCCGACGCTGCCACTGTTCGTGCACGAGCGTCACTCGACGTCAGCGATCCTCGAGACGCTGAAATCGCATAAGGCGCGCGGGCAGACTCTAGACTTGTTCGGTGATGTGGACCTCGACATCGCTGATCGGATGGATGCCTACGAGCACAAGGGCCCCTGGACCAACCGCCTGATCCTTGGCGACTCGCTGCAAGTAATGAACTCGCTCCTCGAGTATGAGGGAATGGGCGGCCAAGTGCAGATGATCTTTTTCGATCCGCCCTATGGTGTGAAGTTCGGCTCGAACTTCCAACCCTTCGTTCGTGATCGAAGCGTTGGCAAGAATCACGGAAAAGACGATTACATGATCCGCGAACCTGAAATGGTGAAAGCGTACCGCGACACGTGGGAGCTTGGATTACACTCGTATTTGGCGTATTTAAGAGACCGTCTGAGCCTTGCAAAGGATATTCTGGCGCCAGGTGGATCAATTTTTGTGCAAATATCCGATGACAACCTGCACCATGTCCGCGAAGTTCTTGATGAAGTCTTTGGTGACACAAACTTCTGTTCGCTGATTCCATTCGCGAAAACTTCCAGCACAGCCACAACACTCCTGAATGAGGAGTTCGACTACCTCTTGTGGTACGCAAAAGACAAAACGATGGTAAAATATAACCAACTCTATAGCGAAAAGAAACTCGGCACATTCAAAAGCTACAAATACGCTGTAAAAGGCGAGGCCGAGCAAATACGGACACTTACAAAAGAAGAAAAAGAAGGAACTGTGCCCATTCCAGAGGGCTGGCGGGTAGCGCAGCTGAGTTTCGCTGTCTCTCAAGATGCAGGGTCGGCGGAGGAAAGATTCTATACGTTCAAAGGGCAGAGATATGACTGCGGCGCGAACCGGCATTGGAAAACAAGTCACACTGGCTTGGATCGCTTAGCGAAAGCAAACCGACTGATTGGCGTAGCAAGTCAGCTCAACTACATCCGATATCTGGATGATTTTCCTGCCACCCCATTGACCAACCTTTGGGCCGACACTGGTAGTGCAGGGTATAGCAGCTCAGACCCCAAAGTGTACGTTGTCCAAACAGATACGGCGGTTGTACAGCGATGCTTGTTAATGACGACGGACCCAGGAGACCTTGTCCTTGATATAACTTGCGGCTCTGGGACGACGGCAGTCGTTGCAGAACAGTGGGGGCGACGGTGGATAACGACTGACACCTCTCGTGTTCCTATGGCTCTCGCGCGACAGCGACTTCTGACAAGCACTTTTCCTTGGTACAAGCTGAAGGAGCCGTCGAAGGGTCCTGCCGGAGGCTTCGTATACGAGCGCAAGAAGAACAGGAACGTAGAAGAAGTAGGCGGCCTCATTCCACGAATTACGCTGCAATCGATCGCGCGAGATGAAGATCCCAAGACCGAAATCATAGTTGACAGGGCTGAGGTAAACAAAAAGGTCACCCGCGTTTGCGGCCCCTTCACCGTAGAAGCGACGATCCAGGCCGCTATGACGATGGAGCGGGATTCCGAGGGCGCATCCACGCAGCCGCAATCCTCTAGCCCGCGTGCCTATCTGGACCGGATGACCGAGGTCCTGCGGCAGAGCAAGTCACTCAGCCTACCAGGCAATGTGACGCTGCAACTCGACAACGTCCGACCACTGGCTGACCGCGAGTATCTTCACGCCGAAGCCGTGGCGAGAAATGGCACCGAAAAGACCATCGCCATCGCCTTCGGCCCCGAGGACGGCGCCATCGGCTCGGACTACGTGTTCAACGCGGCCATGGAGGCGATGCAGCAGGGTTTTGGCCAGTTGTTCCTGTTCGGCTTCGCCATACAGGCCAAGGCACGCGAAATGCTGCCAAAGATGAAGATTGCGACCACCTACATTGCGGTAACACCGGATGTGGTAATGTCGGACCTGCTGAAGACGTCGAAGAACAGCGAGATCTTCTCGATCACCGGCCTTCCAGATATTCGGCTGGAAAAGGCAGGCGAGCGAACGGACGGCACGCCCCTTTATCGGGTCGTTCTGCGCGGGCTCGACATCTTCCTGCCGCATCTGATGGAAACGGACCATATCGACGCCGAAAACCTGCCCTGCTGGATGCTCGACACAGATCACAACGGAATGGCATTCTATGCCAGCCAGGTGTTCTTCCCTAGAACCAGCGCCTGGGACAACCTGCAGAAATCGCTGAAGGGTGAGTTCGAGGACAGTGTCTGGTTGCACCTCGCGGGGACGGTCAGCGAACCCTTCACGCTGGGCGACAAGAAGCGGATCGCCGTGAAAGTGGTTGATGAACGCGGCAACGAGCTGATGGCGACCCGCGGCGAAGAGGATGCCGTCTGA